In Streptosporangium album, the following are encoded in one genomic region:
- a CDS encoding class III extradiol dioxygenase subunit B-like domain-containing protein, with protein sequence MLVAAAVCPHPPLLVPELAGAAAMELDELRAACASAVGALRDADPDVIVVAGGADLSVTYGADAAGSLAPWGLDVRTGQGEPVLPLSLSIGRWLLEREGLTASGFHAVSFEAAPAECAALGERLAAAAGRVAMLVMADGSACLTEKSPGYLDPRAQPYNTALVEALARAEAPALAGLDPGEAAGLWVAGRAALQVLGGAGGSLNGEILYDDAPYGVGYFVARWTR encoded by the coding sequence GTGCTTGTCGCCGCGGCCGTGTGCCCGCACCCTCCCCTGTTGGTCCCCGAGCTGGCCGGTGCCGCGGCCATGGAGCTCGACGAGCTCCGCGCAGCCTGTGCGTCGGCGGTCGGGGCGTTGCGCGACGCCGATCCCGACGTGATCGTCGTGGCAGGCGGCGCCGACCTGTCCGTCACCTACGGCGCGGACGCCGCCGGAAGCCTGGCGCCCTGGGGCCTCGATGTCCGGACCGGGCAGGGAGAGCCCGTCCTGCCGCTGTCCCTGTCGATCGGCCGGTGGCTTCTGGAAAGGGAGGGCCTGACCGCTTCGGGATTTCACGCGGTCTCCTTCGAGGCGGCCCCGGCGGAGTGCGCGGCCCTCGGCGAGCGGCTGGCGGCCGCGGCCGGGCGCGTGGCGATGCTCGTCATGGCCGACGGGTCCGCCTGCCTCACCGAGAAGTCCCCGGGATACCTCGACCCCCGTGCGCAGCCGTACAACACTGCGCTCGTCGAGGCGCTCGCCCGGGCCGAGGCTCCGGCGCTCGCGGGGCTCGACCCCGGCGAGGCCGCCGGGCTGTGGGTCGCCGGACGCGCCGCCCTGCAGGTCCTCGGCGGTGCGGGAGGCTCCCTGAACGGGGAGATCCTCTACGACGACGCTCCCTACGGCGTCGGCTACTTCGTCGCCCGCTGGACGAGGTGA
- a CDS encoding S8 family peptidase: MPGSKRRLRVSVVAAITIATMVPVTATYADPGTAQTPPAKDTVALDGVAPGPHEITLITGDTVTLGDNGGGPYSIDVKPANRPDGVQPGFLTKTGPGGVYVYPTDALPAVESGRVDRELFNVKYLAENGYTDAQSKQVPVLVQYPKGQRAARSAADALPATTATADLPSISGAGLRVDKAGAGQFWTEVRGVAAPEQGLASRALAKGVAKLWLDRKVHLTLADSVPLIGAPQAWAAGLDGTGVKVAVLDTGVDTKHPDLADRIAASQSFVPGQELADGHGHGTHVASTIAGSGSASGGRNKGAAPGARLLVGKILDNAGNGDSSWVIDGMEWAASNGAKIVSMSIGAGVTDGGDPMSQAVNELTASTGALFVIAAGNSGPTPQTIDTPGAADAALTVAATSKTDTLAAFSSRGPRLDGALKPDIAAPGVNIVAARSAGTSMGSPADEYYTSASGTSMATPHVAGSAAILAQQHPDWTAAQYKAALMSTAKDDGFTVYEQGAGRVDVARATSQKVLATTPNLDFGAGPDGKDPVTRQVTYANLGDQPVTLTLTPTLSTGGKPVEGALSADQTLAVPAGGTATATVTLNPAGLDYGAFTGAVVAETDGIRITTPVGLYREAPKVTLTVKTIGRDGAPLTPISMDTIDVTGPYGNAGSAYVVDTGVVATRVPPGTYSVMQLAQWVDDDSRMNWGWLSDPEVDVTEDTTITLDLRKAGQVRFTTPRPAERLNNAFMEAYQRTTTDGVTFAGGLSHLSWDEVWATPTERVTKGRFRFVYQQTLGQAEVHLAVTGKPKLDLRVFSPIHWATMKNPDGTEIEDQNGFPGWTPFTGIQDLPVVNVGEGRPEDLAGLDLKGKLALMEAGMTEGIFGPVCGVQIERLQAVRDAGAAGLVAFPSLPSETMARCPVPLNITQRPFTGPKKDIGIPNVSLSAREGLALRDRIAEKPVSVRVTGTQDTPYTYAFKQYEEGRIPGSLHRTYTARQLAQVDVEHPASSPTTDFSDWRYSWKQDDEILWAESIEDGGHRVSAGPNTRRDYIGPLSAEILRLNFSSAGRPGSPRETTSVIDVYDQPIRTRQRMFAGPRTPGGYTAPDKVYRIPDPAAPYPATVGLNTPCDVCRRGNVLFPIFHTVRQNDGLQQHDDMYGIFRYTYRLSRDGVEIPLTPVRGFPAYMLPAEPATYRLTATDAQTDVAWTFTSAKPTKDTVQPGHICGVISNDPCRPESLVYVAYDLGSSFGADNAVPAGRKHTFTVNVSHGPSLEKMPEIAGLKLWASTDDGKQWTPVQVKQKKDGTFTATATYPEFDRTTGTVSLKAEAWDTAGNRVEQTTLKSFTLRAATGPR, translated from the coding sequence ATGCCAGGCTCGAAGCGACGGTTACGCGTATCCGTCGTCGCCGCGATCACGATCGCGACGATGGTGCCGGTCACGGCGACGTACGCCGACCCCGGCACCGCCCAGACCCCACCCGCGAAGGACACCGTCGCCCTGGACGGCGTCGCCCCCGGGCCCCACGAGATCACGCTGATCACCGGTGACACCGTGACGCTCGGAGACAACGGCGGCGGCCCCTACTCCATCGACGTCAAGCCCGCCAACCGCCCCGACGGAGTCCAGCCGGGCTTCCTCACCAAGACCGGCCCCGGCGGCGTCTACGTCTACCCCACCGACGCGCTGCCCGCGGTGGAGTCGGGCCGGGTGGACCGGGAGCTGTTCAACGTCAAGTACCTCGCCGAGAACGGCTACACCGACGCGCAGAGCAAGCAGGTCCCGGTGCTGGTGCAGTACCCGAAGGGACAGCGGGCCGCACGGTCGGCAGCCGACGCGCTGCCGGCCACGACCGCCACCGCGGATCTGCCGAGCATCAGCGGCGCCGGGCTCCGCGTCGACAAGGCCGGAGCCGGGCAGTTCTGGACCGAGGTGCGCGGCGTGGCCGCCCCCGAGCAGGGCCTGGCCTCCCGCGCCCTGGCCAAGGGCGTCGCCAAGCTCTGGCTGGACCGGAAGGTGCACCTCACCCTGGCGGACAGCGTGCCGCTGATCGGCGCTCCGCAGGCCTGGGCCGCCGGCCTGGACGGCACCGGGGTGAAGGTGGCCGTGCTCGACACGGGCGTGGACACCAAGCATCCCGACCTGGCGGACCGGATCGCGGCCTCGCAGTCGTTCGTGCCCGGCCAGGAGCTGGCCGACGGGCACGGCCACGGCACGCACGTCGCCTCGACCATCGCCGGCTCCGGCAGCGCGTCCGGCGGCAGGAACAAGGGTGCCGCGCCCGGCGCCCGGCTGCTGGTCGGCAAGATCCTCGACAACGCGGGCAACGGGGATTCGTCCTGGGTCATCGACGGCATGGAGTGGGCCGCCTCCAACGGCGCCAAGATCGTCAGCATGAGCATCGGCGCGGGCGTCACCGACGGCGGCGACCCGATGAGCCAGGCGGTCAACGAGCTGACCGCGAGCACCGGCGCGCTGTTCGTGATCGCCGCCGGTAACAGCGGCCCGACCCCGCAGACGATCGACACGCCCGGCGCAGCCGACGCGGCGCTGACAGTAGCAGCCACCAGCAAGACCGACACGCTGGCGGCCTTCTCCAGCCGCGGCCCGCGGCTGGACGGCGCACTCAAGCCGGACATCGCCGCGCCGGGTGTCAACATCGTCGCGGCCCGATCCGCGGGGACCAGCATGGGGTCGCCCGCGGACGAGTACTACACCTCCGCCAGCGGCACCTCGATGGCGACCCCGCATGTGGCCGGCTCGGCCGCGATCCTGGCCCAGCAGCACCCGGACTGGACGGCCGCGCAGTACAAGGCGGCACTGATGAGCACAGCCAAGGATGACGGGTTCACCGTCTACGAGCAGGGCGCGGGCCGGGTCGACGTGGCTCGGGCGACCAGCCAGAAGGTGCTCGCGACCACCCCGAACCTGGACTTCGGCGCCGGCCCCGACGGGAAGGATCCGGTGACCAGGCAGGTCACCTACGCCAACCTGGGAGACCAGCCGGTCACCCTCACCCTGACGCCCACGCTGAGCACCGGCGGCAAGCCGGTCGAGGGGGCGCTCTCGGCCGATCAGACGCTCGCGGTCCCCGCGGGCGGCACCGCCACCGCGACGGTCACGCTCAACCCGGCCGGCCTCGACTACGGCGCCTTCACCGGCGCCGTCGTCGCGGAGACGGACGGCATCAGGATCACCACGCCGGTCGGCCTGTACCGGGAAGCACCGAAGGTGACCCTCACCGTCAAGACCATCGGCAGGGACGGCGCCCCCCTCACACCGATCTCGATGGACACGATCGACGTGACCGGTCCGTACGGCAACGCCGGCTCGGCCTACGTGGTCGACACCGGCGTCGTCGCCACCCGGGTTCCTCCGGGAACGTACAGCGTCATGCAGCTGGCGCAGTGGGTCGACGACGACTCCAGGATGAACTGGGGCTGGCTGAGCGACCCCGAGGTGGACGTCACCGAGGACACCACGATCACCCTCGATCTCCGCAAGGCCGGCCAGGTCCGCTTCACCACCCCCAGGCCCGCGGAGCGACTGAACAACGCCTTCATGGAGGCGTACCAGCGGACCACCACCGATGGTGTGACCTTCGCCGGCGGGCTTTCACATCTGTCGTGGGACGAGGTGTGGGCCACCCCGACAGAGCGGGTCACCAAGGGCCGGTTCCGGTTCGTCTACCAGCAGACCCTCGGCCAGGCCGAGGTGCACCTGGCCGTCACGGGTAAACCGAAACTCGACCTGCGGGTCTTCTCCCCCATTCACTGGGCGACGATGAAGAACCCTGACGGCACGGAGATCGAGGACCAGAACGGTTTCCCGGGCTGGACCCCGTTCACCGGTATCCAGGACCTGCCCGTGGTGAACGTGGGAGAGGGACGGCCGGAGGACCTCGCGGGTCTCGACCTCAAGGGCAAGCTGGCGTTGATGGAAGCCGGCATGACCGAGGGCATCTTCGGCCCCGTGTGCGGAGTACAGATCGAGCGGCTGCAGGCGGTGCGCGACGCCGGCGCCGCCGGGCTGGTGGCGTTCCCCTCGCTCCCGTCCGAGACGATGGCGCGCTGCCCCGTGCCGCTGAACATCACGCAACGGCCGTTCACCGGCCCGAAGAAGGACATCGGCATCCCGAATGTGTCCCTCTCCGCCCGTGAGGGCCTTGCCCTGCGCGACCGGATCGCCGAGAAGCCGGTGTCGGTCCGGGTGACCGGGACTCAGGACACGCCGTACACCTACGCGTTCAAGCAGTACGAGGAAGGCCGGATCCCCGGATCGCTGCACCGCACCTACACCGCCAGGCAACTCGCCCAGGTCGACGTGGAGCACCCCGCTTCCAGCCCCACCACCGATTTCAGCGACTGGCGGTACAGCTGGAAACAGGACGACGAGATCCTCTGGGCGGAGTCCATCGAGGACGGCGGGCACCGGGTGTCCGCCGGGCCGAACACCCGGCGGGACTACATCGGACCGCTCTCCGCGGAGATCCTTCGCCTGAACTTCAGCTCCGCGGGCCGGCCGGGCTCTCCCCGCGAGACGACCAGCGTCATCGACGTGTACGACCAGCCGATCCGTACCAGGCAGCGCATGTTCGCCGGACCGCGCACGCCCGGCGGCTACACGGCCCCGGACAAGGTCTACCGGATCCCCGACCCCGCCGCGCCGTATCCCGCGACCGTGGGGCTGAACACGCCGTGTGACGTGTGCCGCCGCGGCAACGTCCTGTTCCCCATCTTCCACACCGTCAGGCAGAACGACGGCCTCCAGCAGCACGACGACATGTACGGCATATTCCGTTACACGTACCGGCTGTCCCGGGATGGTGTGGAGATCCCGCTGACACCGGTCCGCGGTTTCCCGGCGTACATGCTGCCGGCCGAGCCCGCCACCTACCGGCTGACGGCGACCGACGCGCAGACGGACGTCGCGTGGACCTTCACCTCGGCGAAGCCCACCAAGGACACCGTGCAGCCGGGCCACATCTGCGGCGTCATCTCGAATGACCCGTGCCGGCCCGAATCCCTGGTGTACGTCGCCTACGACCTCGGCTCCAGCTTCGGCGCGGACAACGCCGTTCCGGCGGGCAGGAAGCACACGTTCACCGTCAACGTCAGCCACGGGCCCTCACTGGAGAAAATGCCGGAGATCGCCGGACTGAAGCTGTGGGCCAGCACCGACGACGGCAAGCAGTGGACCCCCGTTCAGGTCAAGCAGAAGAAGGACGGCACCTTCACCGCCACCGCCACCTACCCGGAGTTCGACCGCACCACCGGCACCGTCAGCCTCAAGGCCGAGGCCTGGGACACCGCCGGTAACCGGGTCGAGCAGACCACTCTCAAGTCCTTCACCCTCCGCGCGGCGACCGGCCCGCGGTAG